Proteins from a genomic interval of Halomonas alkaliantarctica:
- a CDS encoding putative bifunctional diguanylate cyclase/phosphodiesterase codes for MKPTQSLFKMFLLPILMVALPALLLMTIAMEMRVKQSLDKLDTIAQVATMWLVIGVMGGLIGAAFFFVWHSNKRLMIIGDAILSLADSQQKLSTFQAIEQMSRQRRGSLKRIAMALMTFKDAEKQRREAEGKVHRLLYYDPLTKLPNWQLMREHLQHSLDKSHQTDTYGALIYIDVDDFKRINNSWGHRMGDNLLQQIAGRLTGLKVEGTTIGRLGSDEFMVIIDGLANEQLKAAEEVELFAEQLQQALNPCYRMENKKHFLSVSLGIALFHGAQESVDSLFQYSNAAVHLAKLTSPNGLRFYDPAVQAELEARTSLEHDLRLAIERQEFVLVYQSQVDSLGRTIGAEALIRWEHPRNGFVSPGTFIPLAEETGLIVPIGNWVLEAACEQLVAWANDEHTKHLTLAVNVSAIQFQQPDFVDTVCAMLTKSGASAHRLKLELTESTMIGKVDNIIARMHQLKALGVSFSLDDFGTGYSSLQYLKRLPLDQIKIDQSFVCKLHRDTDDKAIVQTIIAMGHSLGLQVIAEGVENLEHWRYLNEHQCHAYQGYYFCKPVSATEMVLRSLAPPRMLT; via the coding sequence ATGAAGCCCACTCAAAGTCTATTTAAGATGTTCTTGCTACCGATCTTAATGGTAGCGCTTCCCGCACTGTTACTCATGACGATTGCCATGGAAATGCGGGTGAAGCAGTCGCTCGACAAGTTAGACACTATCGCTCAGGTTGCAACAATGTGGCTGGTAATTGGTGTCATGGGTGGGCTGATCGGAGCTGCTTTCTTTTTCGTCTGGCATAGCAATAAGCGTTTAATGATCATCGGAGACGCTATTTTATCGCTCGCCGATAGTCAGCAAAAACTGTCCACTTTCCAGGCGATTGAGCAGATGAGTCGTCAGCGCCGCGGATCTTTAAAGCGCATCGCCATGGCACTTATGACGTTTAAAGATGCAGAAAAGCAACGCCGGGAAGCCGAGGGTAAGGTACACAGATTGTTGTATTACGACCCCCTGACCAAGCTACCCAACTGGCAATTGATGAGAGAGCATCTTCAACATTCGCTTGATAAAAGCCACCAAACAGACACCTACGGTGCGCTGATCTATATAGACGTTGACGATTTTAAACGTATCAACAACAGCTGGGGCCACCGTATGGGCGACAACCTACTCCAGCAGATTGCCGGGCGCCTTACTGGCTTGAAGGTAGAAGGCACCACCATTGGCCGCTTAGGCAGCGATGAGTTCATGGTGATCATCGATGGCTTAGCCAACGAACAGCTAAAAGCGGCCGAGGAAGTTGAGCTATTTGCCGAACAGTTACAGCAAGCGCTAAACCCTTGCTATCGTATGGAAAATAAGAAGCACTTCCTCAGTGTGAGTTTGGGAATCGCGCTGTTTCATGGCGCTCAAGAGAGCGTTGATAGCCTCTTTCAATATTCTAACGCGGCCGTTCATCTTGCCAAACTAACGAGCCCCAACGGGTTACGTTTTTACGATCCGGCAGTGCAAGCCGAACTAGAAGCCAGAACCTCACTAGAGCACGACCTTCGCTTGGCCATCGAGCGACAAGAGTTTGTATTAGTTTACCAATCACAAGTGGATAGCCTTGGACGAACTATTGGCGCTGAGGCATTGATTCGCTGGGAACATCCTCGGAACGGGTTTGTATCGCCGGGTACCTTTATCCCCTTGGCTGAGGAAACGGGCCTAATCGTCCCCATTGGCAACTGGGTATTAGAAGCGGCCTGCGAGCAGTTGGTCGCCTGGGCCAACGACGAGCACACGAAGCACCTCACATTAGCCGTTAACGTCAGCGCCATACAGTTTCAACAGCCCGATTTCGTGGACACCGTGTGCGCCATGCTAACCAAAAGCGGTGCCTCGGCACATCGCCTAAAGCTGGAGCTGACCGAAAGCACAATGATCGGCAAAGTAGATAACATCATTGCCCGCATGCATCAGCTCAAAGCGCTGGGTGTTAGCTTTTCGTTAGACGATTTCGGTACTGGCTACTCGTCGCTGCAGTACCTCAAACGACTCCCCTTAGATCAAATTAAAATCGACCAGTCGTTCGTATGCAAACTCCATAGAGACACAGACGATAAAGCCATCGTGCAAACCATTATTGCCATGGGGCATTCGCTCGGATTACAGGTTATTGCCGAAGGTGTAGAAAACCTAGAACACTGGCGCTACCTAAACGAGCACCAGTGTCATGCCTACCAAGGGTATTACTTTTGCAAACCGGTATCGGCTACCGAGATGGTACTGCGCAGTTTGGCCCCACCACGCATGCTCACCTAA
- a CDS encoding NAD+ synthase: protein MQDLTLVMAQLDPLVGDIPGNAARAIEAVREARIEHGADIVVFPELFLSGYPPEDLLLRPSMETRLREARALMASKVASDVLVIIGYPGVREGRCYNLAGLLYNGQWEAEYAKQALPNYQVFDEQRYFTPGTETLVYEHKGAKLGILICEDLWDGAPVRAATEAGAEMLITLNASPYHQDKPNERLRLMQMHAQDVNRPIVYVNTIGGQDELVFDGGSCCVSAKGQLQVLAPYWQAGLMPIQFLQTSATIWEPQPGEIDPEVEPEESLYCALVTGLRDYVNKSGFEGVVLGLSGGIDSALSLAIAVDALGPQRVQAVMMPYHYTADISKQDAAEQANMLGVHYEIMPIEPMVEAFMGTLAESFAGTERDTTEENLQSRCRGVLLMAISNKKGLMVLTTGNKSEMAVGYATLYGDMVGGFNAIKDVYKTWVYRLARWRNTQSPAIPERVIERPPSAELAPDQQDSDSLPDYDILDAILLSYIEGDMSAEAIIAAGFDAEDVYKVVKLVDRCEYKRRQAPIGVRVTPRGFGRDRRYPIVNGWQPGE from the coding sequence ATGCAAGACTTAACGCTGGTGATGGCCCAACTCGATCCTCTGGTCGGGGATATTCCCGGCAATGCCGCACGCGCGATTGAAGCCGTGCGCGAAGCGCGGATTGAGCATGGGGCGGATATTGTTGTCTTTCCAGAGCTTTTTTTGTCGGGCTACCCGCCGGAAGATCTGCTGCTACGTCCCTCAATGGAAACCCGCTTGCGTGAAGCCCGCGCGCTAATGGCATCGAAGGTCGCTAGTGATGTGCTGGTGATTATTGGCTACCCCGGTGTGCGCGAAGGCCGCTGCTACAATTTGGCGGGTCTGCTTTACAACGGGCAGTGGGAGGCCGAGTACGCCAAGCAGGCGCTGCCTAACTACCAAGTGTTTGATGAGCAGCGCTACTTCACGCCCGGCACTGAAACGCTGGTGTATGAGCATAAAGGCGCCAAGCTGGGTATCTTGATTTGCGAAGACCTGTGGGATGGCGCACCGGTTAGAGCCGCAACCGAAGCAGGCGCTGAGATGCTGATCACCTTGAACGCCTCGCCCTATCATCAGGACAAGCCTAACGAGCGGCTGCGTCTAATGCAGATGCACGCCCAAGACGTTAACCGTCCAATAGTGTATGTGAACACTATTGGTGGTCAGGACGAGCTGGTGTTTGATGGTGGCTCTTGCTGCGTTAGCGCCAAGGGGCAGTTACAGGTGCTGGCGCCGTACTGGCAGGCGGGCCTGATGCCGATTCAGTTTTTGCAAACCAGCGCCACTATTTGGGAGCCCCAGCCCGGCGAGATTGACCCAGAGGTAGAACCTGAAGAGAGCCTTTATTGCGCGTTAGTCACCGGGCTGCGCGACTACGTCAACAAGAGCGGCTTTGAGGGTGTGGTGCTGGGGCTTTCTGGGGGAATCGATTCAGCGCTTTCGCTGGCCATTGCCGTTGATGCGCTGGGGCCCCAACGGGTGCAGGCGGTGATGATGCCCTACCACTACACTGCGGATATCTCTAAGCAGGACGCAGCCGAGCAGGCCAATATGCTCGGTGTGCACTACGAGATCATGCCGATTGAGCCCATGGTCGAGGCCTTTATGGGCACGCTGGCGGAGAGCTTCGCGGGAACAGAGCGAGATACTACCGAAGAGAATCTGCAGTCGCGCTGTCGCGGTGTGCTGCTGATGGCAATCTCCAATAAAAAAGGCTTGATGGTACTAACTACCGGTAATAAGAGCGAAATGGCGGTGGGCTACGCCACGCTGTATGGCGATATGGTGGGCGGTTTTAATGCGATTAAAGACGTCTATAAAACCTGGGTATATCGCCTGGCCCGCTGGCGCAATACGCAATCACCCGCTATCCCCGAGCGGGTGATTGAGCGCCCACCCAGTGCCGAGCTGGCGCCGGATCAGCAGGATAGCGACTCTTTGCCCGATTACGATATTCTCGACGCTATCTTATTAAGCTATATCGAAGGTGACATGAGCGCTGAAGCGATCATTGCCGCCGGTTTTGACGCTGAAGACGTCTATAAAGTAGTGAAGCTTGTCGACCGCTGCGAGTATAAGCGACGTCAGGCGCCCATTGGTGTTCGCGTTACTCCCCGTGGCTTTGGTCGCGATCGCCGCTATCCGATCGTCAACGGCTGGCAGCCCGGCGAGTAA
- a CDS encoding PP0621 family protein: MNLLIIRLIIFAVIFYAGLKLYGIYRQRKLEHEAQHKKVNRQEGGKMVRCRWCEVHVPEDEALRDQEQWFCSSAHRDRFLQEQQDKGGTP; this comes from the coding sequence ATGAACCTCTTGATCATTCGGCTGATTATTTTCGCCGTTATATTTTATGCCGGTTTAAAACTCTACGGCATTTACCGGCAACGTAAGCTTGAGCATGAAGCGCAGCATAAAAAAGTCAACCGCCAGGAGGGTGGCAAAATGGTGCGCTGCCGCTGGTGTGAAGTACACGTTCCTGAAGACGAAGCACTGCGTGACCAGGAACAGTGGTTCTGTTCTAGCGCCCATCGAGACCGTTTTCTGCAAGAGCAGCAGGATAAAGGCGGAACACCTTAA
- the thiO gene encoding glycine oxidase ThiO, whose translation MSDFLIIGGGVIGMMTALQLADAGQRVTLVDRGECGKEASWAGGGIVSPLYPWRYDAAVTQLSRWSEGVYPSLALRLLEETGIDPEYRQKGLLYLNVDDAEKALQWARQLGKPLERVGADFVHAKEPGVAMADDSALWMPTLGSVRNPRLAKALKARLAAMPQVKLKEHCEVSGFIQRGSQVEGVVTSQGPLTAERIIVCGGAWAAQLLSQLNVQLPVRPVKGQMIAYQAPRGLVQRVVLKDGRYIIPRADGLLLVGSTLEEVGFDKSTDEAALASLKQSAEAILPALATCPVAHQWAGLRPGSPAGIPFIGALPEWPNVYINAGHYRNGLVLAPASTHLLADQLLGREPLIDSAPYQPTPARLIPA comes from the coding sequence GTGAGCGATTTCTTAATTATTGGCGGCGGCGTAATCGGAATGATGACGGCGCTGCAGCTAGCCGATGCCGGTCAGCGGGTCACACTGGTTGATCGTGGGGAGTGCGGTAAAGAGGCGTCATGGGCGGGGGGCGGTATCGTTTCGCCGCTCTACCCCTGGCGTTACGACGCCGCGGTGACACAACTCTCCCGCTGGTCGGAAGGCGTTTATCCTTCTTTGGCCCTGCGTTTGTTGGAAGAGACCGGCATTGACCCAGAGTATCGCCAAAAGGGGTTGCTCTACCTAAATGTAGATGACGCCGAAAAAGCACTGCAATGGGCACGCCAGTTGGGTAAGCCGCTAGAGCGGGTAGGGGCAGACTTTGTCCACGCTAAAGAGCCTGGTGTGGCGATGGCTGACGATAGCGCGCTATGGATGCCAACGCTGGGCAGCGTGCGCAATCCGCGTTTAGCCAAAGCGTTGAAAGCGCGGTTAGCCGCGATGCCCCAGGTAAAGCTGAAAGAGCATTGCGAAGTCAGTGGTTTTATCCAGCGCGGTAGCCAAGTGGAAGGGGTAGTGACGTCGCAAGGGCCGTTAACGGCTGAGCGCATTATTGTTTGCGGCGGGGCCTGGGCCGCACAGCTCTTGTCGCAGCTGAATGTGCAACTGCCGGTAAGGCCCGTTAAAGGGCAGATGATCGCTTACCAAGCACCCAGAGGGTTGGTGCAGCGCGTGGTGTTAAAGGATGGTCGCTATATTATTCCGCGTGCAGATGGCCTGCTGTTGGTCGGCTCTACGCTGGAAGAGGTGGGCTTTGATAAGAGCACCGATGAGGCGGCTTTGGCGTCGCTAAAGCAGAGCGCTGAAGCCATCCTGCCCGCTTTGGCAACGTGCCCAGTAGCGCACCAATGGGCCGGGCTGCGACCAGGATCTCCAGCGGGCATCCCCTTTATTGGCGCGCTGCCTGAATGGCCTAATGTCTACATCAATGCCGGGCACTATCGCAACGGCTTGGTGTTGGCGCCTGCCTCGACCCATTTACTAGCGGATCAGCTGTTGGGTCGCGAGCCACTGATTGACTCTGCGCCTTACCAGCCTACGCCAGCGCGATTAATCCCAGCTTAA
- a CDS encoding GspH/FimT family pseudopilin, with translation MSSSHVKTHTTPESGFTLLELLITLLLVGIIAAWGLPSFQALGERTAQTSEVNRFQSAFSLARNTAISQRRQLTLCPASENRQACANNWSRELMIVRGDKTDSITEDDILRIVPAQQGTQVAYSRGWSRIRYSPLGYTSGYNGSFTICSSSGAKGKKLVLSQLGRLRIAEAPIDC, from the coding sequence ATGAGTAGTTCTCACGTCAAGACGCACACCACACCTGAAAGTGGATTCACGCTGCTTGAGCTACTGATCACACTGCTGTTGGTGGGCATCATCGCCGCCTGGGGTCTGCCCAGTTTTCAAGCATTGGGGGAGCGTACCGCGCAGACTAGCGAGGTCAATCGATTCCAGAGCGCGTTTTCATTAGCGCGCAATACGGCGATTAGCCAACGTCGCCAGTTGACGCTTTGCCCAGCCTCCGAAAACCGCCAGGCCTGCGCTAATAACTGGAGTAGAGAGCTAATGATCGTGCGGGGGGATAAAACCGATAGCATCACTGAAGACGACATTCTGCGTATTGTACCCGCACAACAAGGTACGCAGGTGGCCTACAGCCGTGGCTGGTCGCGAATCCGTTACAGCCCTTTAGGCTATACCAGCGGTTACAACGGCAGTTTTACTATTTGTTCAAGCAGCGGCGCCAAAGGTAAGAAGCTGGTACTGAGCCAATTGGGCCGCCTTAGGATTGCTGAAGCGCCTATCGATTGCTAG